GCTGCCGCTTGATCGACCTGGGGCAATGGGCCGACGAGAGCTACCGCGTGCCGGCGGCGGAGGAGTCGCCCTCCGGCGATATCCTGCCGCCGCATTGACACCGCGAGAGACGAAAAAAACCGCCAGCCGACTGACTGGCGGTTTTTCTTTATCGCAAGCGCCCTAACTAAGCCCGCGCCGCCAAGGCCGCGCCTTGGGAGAAGTAGCTTTTCACGCCGCTGAAAATGGCGTTGGCCATCTGCTGCTGGAAATCGGCGGTGATCAGCCGCTGCTCTTCGTCCGGATTGGAGATGAAGGCGGTCTCCACCAGGATGGACGGGATGTCCGGCGCCTTCAGCACCGCGAAGCCCGCTTGCTCCACCGCGTTCTTGTGCAGCTTGTTCAAGCCGCCCAGCTGTCCCAATACCGTCTTGCCCAGCTTCAGGCTGTCGTTGATGGTGGCGGTCTGGGTCAGATCCAGCAGCGTGTGCGCCAGATATTTGTCCTTGGTGCCCAGCTTGACGCCGCCGATCAGGTCGGAGTTGTTTTCCGTCTGCGCCAAGGCCTTGGCGAAGGCGCTGGTGGCGCCTTTTTCCGACAGCG
The Chromobacterium sp. IIBBL 290-4 DNA segment above includes these coding regions:
- the yacG gene encoding DNA gyrase inhibitor YacG, translated to MPDSVRIVPCPTCRAEVRWEPQSRYRPFCSERCRLIDLGQWADESYRVPAAEESPSGDILPPH